In a single window of the Podarcis raffonei isolate rPodRaf1 chromosome 14, rPodRaf1.pri, whole genome shotgun sequence genome:
- the TMC5 gene encoding transmembrane channel-like protein 5, with amino-acid sequence MSFHYNNEAFENPDYHHSETLEIDRIRPSQRSTSFHFNPYGASSYESDVDYDNAEERGRSSFVLMPMSSMQTPSDDDEYRRTDFVPEMSSANPYGNSHINPSFEYEPELIQRSPAANLLNDPYAHRLGDMPDGVHLIQRRHRQEVDMVFMTPSSLFRSDPGYEETKKKDEEKLIGDLADMSTSERIKAIQKIPKPMKEKREIRDSVILEKTRKSHRQINCCSQCFYNTALSFRQFKNGLSDCFQLLKLWQKILKDIGGKFGTSVGSYFVFLTWLLTFNVFSFLVNFSFIAIPQLIAARANNLSFLGLEFFTGAGYFSNTVLYYGFYTNTTITENENNSPYYMQLAYIFTIGIYFIICFLSLLYSMAKSFRNNFAHPQMYAGNAAKLLCVWDFSITNEKAVKLQQRNLSTQIKETLSDVNTEYLKLSQRQKINRLFIHLAAWVVSLLATAGSCAGIYYFCLINLNLLLDESKNELQREAATLVLPIVVSLLNHGVPFFYSSFGFVEKFTSPRNQIYTAIVRNVILKISIVGILCYYWLNEVPASKAECWETLVGQDIYRLLVAEFICCLLGSFFGEFLRRIVGTKCCKKLGVPEFDIARNVLDLIYAQTLTWIGVFYSPLLPAIQMISYFIIFWVKKVSLMRNCQPPRKAWRASQMNTLFVFLLFFPSFTGVLSVIAVTVWRLEPSKTCGPFRGLVTVFESVSSWMGILASYPSSRWVVWIYHNLIESVHFFFILSIIVLIITYLYWQIIDGRKIMVKLLQEQIINEGKDKMFLLKKLRALQASKLQNRGEQPQRSSSVRQSTRQQVPAPLPNSTESSPATEERDSYFELARPQMTSFSRVHESSHPAKNATASEALALALRARQEAEWEMGDDESS; translated from the exons ATGTCTTTCCACTACAATAATGAAGCCTTTGAAAACCCAGACTATCACCACTCTGAAACGCTAGAGATTGACAGAAT AAGACCCTCTCAGAGGAGcacttcttttcattttaatCCTTACGGCGCCTCTTCCTACGAATCCGATGTTGATTACGACAACGCGGAAGAACGAGGACGGAGCTCGTTTGTGCTGATGCCTATGAGCTCGATGCAGACTCCATCTGATGATGATGAATACAGACGGACAGATTTTGTGCCTGAGATGTCCAGTGCAAATCCATATGGAAATTCTCATA TTAATCCTTCATTTGAGTATGAACCAGAATTAATACAGAGGTCGCCTGCTGCTAATCTTCTGAATGATCCTTATGCACATAGACTGGGTGATATGCCTGATGGAG TTCACTTAATCCAGAGACGTCACAGGCAAGAAGTTGATATGGTCTTCATGACGCCGTCTAGTCTATTTCGATCAGACCCAGGATATGAAGAGACCAAGAAAAAGGATG aagaaaAGTTAATTGGTGATCTTGCAGACATGTCCACCAGTGAAAGGATTAAAGCAATCCAGAAGATTCCAAAGCCtatgaaagaaaagagagagatcag GGATAGTGTTATTTTGGAGAAAACCAGGAAGTCCCACAGGCAGATTAACTGTTGCTCACAGTGCTTCTACAACACAGCTTTG TCCTTTCGACAGTTTAAAAACGGCTTGTCAGACTGCTTTCAGCTCCTCAAACTTTGGCAGAAGATTCTAAAAGACATTGGCGGAAAGTTCGGGACCAGCGTCGGTTCCTATTTTGTGTTCCTGACGTGGCTCCTGACGTTCAACGTTTTTTCGTTCCTTGTGAACTTCAGTTTTATTGCGATCCCTCAGCTCATAGCAGCGAGAGCAAATAACCTATCGTTTCTGGGGCTGGAGTTTTTCACTGGAGCT GGTTATTTTAGCAACACTGTGCTCTATTATGGTTTTTACACCAATACTACCATCACTGAAAACGAGAACAACTCTCCATATTACATGCAGCTGGCCTATATTTTCACCATCGGAATCTATTTTATTATCTGCTTCTTAAGCTTGCTCTACAG CATGGCAAAGTCCTTCCGCAACAACTTTGCTCATCCCCAGATGTACGCTGGAAATGCTGCCAAACTTCTCTGTGTCTGGGACTTCAGTATAACTAATGAGAAAGCTGTGAAGCTGCAACAGAGGAATCTCAGCACTCAGATAAAG GAGACCTTGTCGGATGTGAATACTGAATATCTGAAGCTTTCTCAGCGCCAGAAAATTAACCGGCTCTTCATTCACCTGGCAGCCTGGGTTGTGTCGCTGTTAGCGACAGCTGGTTCATGCGCTGGCATTTACTACTTCTGCCTCATTAACTTAAAT TTACTTCTTGACGAGAGTAAAAATGAGCTGCAAAGGGAAGCTGCTACCCTGGTGTTGCCCATTGTGGTGAGCCTACTCAACCATGGCGTGCCTTTCTTCTACTCCTCCTTTGGCTTTGTTGAAAAATTCACTTCTCCCCGAAACCAGATCTACACTGCTATTGTCAG GAACGTTATTCTGAAAATATCAATCGTTGGGATCCTGTGCTACTACTGGCTTAACGAAGTGCCTGCATCAAAGGCAGAG TGCTGGGAAACTCTGGTTGGCCAAGATATCTACAGGCTGCTTGTGGCTGAATTCATTTGCTGCTTACTGGGATCTTTTTTTGGAGAATTTCTGCGGAG AATCGTTGGAACCAAATGTTGCAAGAAACTTGGCGTGCCAGAATTTGACATTGCTCGAAATGTTTTGGATTTAATCTATGCACAGACTTTGACATG gATCGGTGTCTTCTACTCACCTCTACTTCCAGCCATTCAGATGATATCATATTTCATAATCTTCTGGGTGAAAAAG GTGAGTCTGATGAGGAACTGCCAGCCCCCTCGCAAAGCTTGGAGAGCTTCTCAGATGAACACCCTCTttgttttcctgctctttttCCCATCTTTCACTGGAGTCCTCTCTGTCATAGCAGTCACTGTCTGGAG GTTGGAGCCTTCTAAGACATGTGGCCCTTTCCGTGGTTTGGTGACTGTCTTTGAGTCTGTTTCCAGCTGGATGGGAATACTCGCCAGTTATCCTAGTTCGAGATGGGTTGTGTGGATTTATCACAACTTAATTGAAAGCGTGCATTTCTTCTTCATCCTCTCCATCATTGTTTT AATCATCACCTACCTCTACTGGCAAATAATAGATGGGCGTAAAATAATGGTTAAACTTCTGCAAGAGCAGATCATCAAT gaAGGTAAAGATAAAATGTTCCTGTTGAAGAAATTACGTGCGCTGCAGGCATCTAAACTTCAAAATCGGGGAGAGCAGCCACAG